A window of the Diabrotica undecimpunctata isolate CICGRU chromosome 1, icDiaUnde3, whole genome shotgun sequence genome harbors these coding sequences:
- the LOC140446726 gene encoding uncharacterized protein: MGDCVLLNVLLKVLPQNLGSSEQNGMYRKNVNLKYIDELFKNVHSKVDVVKVKDLEKKAEAEIRGEVQCLVFKSLKVILLNTNEEERLLHYHDLVKLFYNSLIQKLLELHKLESLITFQEYEHLVRKLIPLVKLEILLEQYPATNTTLFKELVEYLDTPNIFREDIYQVLQKKLGHSNFKLIRFHLEAVSTKGILSDCSRLNVLVIEEQEKKIYKFFIKFLPTQETTVQKILTPLAFKKEVLFYGKFVPLLKELGVTELEFIPECYLVRDDLIVLSDIIELGYTHSGQDFLDYDHLSLIIKYFARIHSFSIIFEENLSKKLGESVLLDTYFPDLIEESQILPNFLIGCQFEHMLLFLEKFPSVAKDFPLEDFVVRARKKYNDIYSVVKKSQKHKNVLNHGDVWQPNFFYKFDSKHEPCSAKIFDFQLLRYASPALDILMLLHVNATKETRDNYMFQLLLDYHNELKSTLIRFNIDLEKIFSFIELQAYVQDLRVFGNFIGTLYGYFLALPKQKFGSVFANPETNDKFWSDPKFRTDLCYSFWDDIAEVWKKEWLNNIEELYELCKNE, from the coding sequence ATGGGTGACTGTGTTCTACTGAACGTGCTACTCAAAGTTTTGCCCCAAAATCTGGGTAGTTCTGAACAAAATGGTATGTACAGAAAGAATGTAAACTTGAAATACATCGATGAACTCTTTAAAAATGTCCATAGTAAAGTAGATGTAGTGAAAGTTAAAGATTTGGAGAAGAAGGCCGAGGCAGAAATACGTGGTGAAGTTCAGTGTCTGGTGTTTAAGTCcctaaaagtaattttattaaatactaATGAAGAAGAAAGACTCCTACACTACCATGATTTAGTTAAACTTTTCTACAATAGCCTAATTCAAAAATTGCTAGAATTACACAAGTTGGAAAGCCTCATAACGTTCCAAGAATATGAACACCTGGTAAGAAAACTAATACCTTTGGTTAAGTTGGAAATACTTCTCGAACAGTACCCCGCTACGAACACAACCCTGTTTAAAGAGCTGGTGGAGTACTTAGATACGCCAAATATTTTTAGAGAAGACATTTACCAAGTGTTACAGAAGAAACTAGGTCATAGCAATTTCAAACTTATACGGTTTCACTTAGAAGCAGTATCCACTAAAGGAATTTTGTCTGATTGTTCCCGACTTAACGTTTTAGTAATagaagaacaagaaaagaaaatttacaagttttttattaaatttttgccAACACAAGAAACAACTGTTCAGAAAATCCTGACTCCTCTGGCTTTCAAAAAAGAAGTCTTGTTCTATGGAAAATTTGTGCCACTATTAAAAGAACTCGGTGTGACAGAATTGGAGTTTATTCCAGAATGTTACTTGGTTAGGGATGATCTGATTGTATTAAGTGATATTATTGAGCTGGGCTATACCCATTCCGGTCAAGATTTTCTTGATTATGATCATTTatctttaattataaaatattttgctcGAATCCATTCATTCTCtattatttttgaagaaaatttaagtaaaaaattagGGGAGAGTGTTTTATTGGACACATATTTTCCAGATTTAATAGAAGAGTCTCAAATACTACCAAATTTCTTGATTGGGTGTCAGTTTGAGCATATGTTATTGTTTCTAGAAAAGTTCCCAAGTGTAGCGAAAGATTTTCCATTGGAAGATTTTGTGGTTAGAGCTAGAAAGAAGTATAACGATATCTATAGTGTCGTCAAAAAGTCTCAGAAGCACAAGAATGTTCTGAATCATGGTGATGTATGGCAACCAAACTTTTTCTATAAGTTTGACTCAAAACACGAACCATGCAGtgctaaaatttttgattttcagtTACTAAGGTATGCATCACCAGCTTTGGATATACTTATGCTGCTCCATGTtaatgcaacaaaagaaactaGGGACAATTACATGTTCCAGCTCCTTCTAGACTACCACAACGAATTAAAATCAACTTTAATCAGGTTTAATATAGATCTAGAGAAAATTTTCAGCTTTATTGAACTACAGGCCTATGTACAGGACCTTAGGGTGTTTGGAAATTTTATTGGAACTCTATATGGATACTTTCTGGCATTGCCGAAGCAAAAGTTTGGATCAGTTTTCGCAAATCCTGAAACAAATGATAAGTTTTGGTCAGATCCTAAATTCAGAACAGATCTGTGTTATTCCTTTTGGGACGATATAGCAGAAGTTTGGAAGAAAGAGTGGTTGAACAATATAGAAGAACTGTATGAGTTatgtaaaaatgaataa
- the LOC140446703 gene encoding uncharacterized protein, which produces MNFASVQVLLNILPQQIFKKNISETKTNTESSDIELLCKCIRSINTDIDLVKVENLLEKLRREESVRKNSKVRNVIFKSLKVIFLNTTSAERLFGFDQLVCCSYDSLTQSLLHHRHLELLMTLQEFKDIIRSYIPMVKLEMVLDQISSSKKSDSVQEVLQELVEYLQIPQVLREDVYEILRKRMKHKNYKLLAYYIEDINIKDGNLSDYLKLAVSIQEEKGINNIKFFVKLLPSKLLYFQELLTPQGFKKEILFYNTFVPIAEQLGMTDMDFLPRCYLVKNDLIVLNDLSVQGYSSTEGKFFDYEHLSLVIRQLAKLHSLSFLIEHRLSKVLGENIKIDEYFPDLTEEYHILPNELNDTHIQYAVSDLEAYSYLAKHISIEEFKRRAQIRLNQVYSAVKKSDSFRNVISHGDIWKPNIFFKWDSNKHPQHSVIIDYQLLKYCPQAIDILMVTYVNATKQTRDQYMDLLLEQYHSELTTTLGKFGMNIEQISPFKDLKQSVQELKIHGIFIGMLYNKFMGLPTDKLGNVLKDPAKNKQFWTDVNYRTEVLNVMWDDVHEEWKKKCEENVIELYELCMST; this is translated from the coding sequence ATGAATTTTGCATCTGTGCAAGTGTTACTGAATATTTTACCGCaacaaatctttaaaaaaaatatcagtGAAACTAAAACCAATACAGAATCATCTGATATCGAGCTGTTGTGTAAATGTATAAGATCCATTAATACCGATATTGATCTTGTGAAAGTGGAAAATTTGTTAGAAAAATTACGAAGAGAAGAAAGCGTTAGGAAAAATAGTAAAGTAAGAAATGTAATCTTTAAATCTCTAAAAGTTATTTTTCTAAATACAACAAGCGCAGAAAGATTGTTTGGTTTTGACCAGTTAGTTTGCTGCAGCTATGATTCTCTTACTCAATCACTGTTACACCACAGACATCTCGAGCTTTTGATGACCCTACAAGAGTTTAAAGATATTATACGAAGCTACATTCCCATGGTAAAATTAGAAATGGTATTAGACCAAATTTCCTCTAGTAAAAAGTCAGACTCTGTTCAAGAAGTACTTCAAGAATTGGTAGAATACTTACAAATACCACAAGTGTTAAGAGAAGATGTGTATGAAATACTCCGGAAAAGAATGAAACACAAAAATTACAAACTTTTAGCATACTATATAGAGGATATTAATATCAAAGATGGTAATCTGAGTGACTATCTGAAACTTGCAGTATCAATACAAGAAGAAAAAGGGATTAATAACATCAAGTTTTTTGTTAAGTTGCTGCCGTCAAAATTACTATATTTCCAAGAACTGTTGACACCACAAGGTTTCAAAAAAGAGATCCTGTTCTACAACACGTTTGTTCCAATAGCAGAACAGTTGGGTATGACCGATATGGATTTCTTACCGAGATGTTATCTGGTAAAAAATGACTTGATCGTTTTAAATGACCTTTCCGTACAGGGGTATTCATCTACAGAAGGCAAATTTTTCGATTACGAACATTTATCTTTAGTTATAAGGCAGTTGGCAAAGTTGCATTCCTTGTCGTTTCTCATAGAACATAGATTAAGTAAAGTCCTAGGAGAAAATATTAAGATTGATGAATACTTTCCAGACCTGACCGAAGAATATCATATTCTTCCAAATGAATTAAACGATACTCATATACAATATGCAGTGTCTGATTTGGAAGCATATTCTTATCTAGCCAAACATATATCTATTGAGGAGTTTAAGAGAAGGGCCCAAATCAGGTTAAATCAAGTGTATTCTGCGGTTAAAAAGTCTGATAGCTTTAGAAATGTTATTTCTCATGGCGATATATGGAAGCCTAACATTTTCTTTAAATGGGACTCAAATAAACACCCCCAACACTCGGTTATTATAGATTACCAGTTGCTCAAATACTGCCCTCAAGCCATCGACATCCTCATGGTAACTTACGTAAATGCTACCAAACAAACAAGAGATCAGTATATGGATCTTCTCCTAGAACAGTACCATAGTGAACTAACAACAACTTTGGGAAAATTTGGTATGAATATTGAACAAATTTCTCCTTTTAAGGATCTAAAACAGAGCGTACAGGAACTGAAAATACATGGTATCTTCATCGGGATGTTGTATAACAAATTTATGGGACTACCAACAGATAAACTAGGGAACGTACTAAAAGATCCAGCAAAAAATAAGCAATTCTGGACCGATGTCAACTATAGAACAGAAGTTCTGAATGTAATGTGGGACGATGTGCatgaagaatggaaaaaaaaGTGCGAGGAAAATGTAATAGAGTTGTACGAATTATGTATGTCGacataa